A single genomic interval of Methanooceanicella nereidis harbors:
- a CDS encoding glycerophosphodiester phosphodiesterase produces the protein MFDQETLGHRGAAGYEPENTIRSFRKAIEMGVDWIEFDLHMSKDGELIVIHDNTVDRTTNGSGHVSDMTLSDLKKLDAGKGETIPCLQEVIDLAKSRVKLDIEIKQEGIEQKVVDAIKRNMIVDMCMVSSFNLNSLVEVKEACGTIHTTAIVNELPDDLPAYLADLRGIGVGSIFMKKDAATNNIIRKIHASGFTVGIWNADTMEEVEKYSSMRPDYICSNYPDLLTKQIVVGK, from the coding sequence ATGTTCGACCAGGAGACATTAGGGCATAGAGGCGCGGCCGGATACGAGCCTGAAAACACCATCCGTTCCTTTAGAAAGGCGATAGAGATGGGTGTTGACTGGATAGAGTTCGATCTCCACATGTCAAAAGATGGCGAGCTGATCGTGATACATGATAATACCGTGGACAGGACGACGAACGGTAGCGGCCATGTAAGCGATATGACCTTAAGTGATCTGAAAAAGCTGGACGCAGGCAAAGGCGAGACCATTCCCTGTTTACAAGAAGTCATCGACCTGGCTAAAAGCAGGGTAAAGCTGGATATTGAAATAAAGCAGGAGGGGATCGAGCAAAAGGTCGTCGACGCCATTAAAAGGAACATGATCGTTGACATGTGCATGGTGTCGTCTTTTAACTTAAATTCGCTCGTGGAAGTGAAAGAGGCCTGCGGGACGATACACACCACGGCGATCGTGAACGAGCTTCCCGACGACCTTCCTGCATACCTGGCGGATCTTAGGGGGATAGGTGTCGGCTCCATCTTTATGAAAAAAGACGCCGCGACAAACAATATTATAAGAAAGATACATGCTTCCGGGTTTACGGTGGGCATATGGAATGCCGATACTATGGAAGAGGTTGAAAAATATTCGTCGATGAGACCCGACTACATATGCAGCAATTATCCCGACCTGCTGACAAAGCAGATAGTTGTCGGAAAATGA
- the purB gene encoding adenylosuccinate lyase encodes MAIHPIEFRYGTPEMKAVWTEEAKLKKLLMVEAALAKAEAEVGLIPKEDARIIAENMEKVSVERVRQIEDEISHDMMAVVLAYAEVCGDAGKWIHYGATSNDILDTGLALQLGDSIDILEEKLARFKQALLEKADQTRTLVTAGRTHGQLAVPTTYGLRFAIWASEVGRHEERLRQMRERVVVGQMSGAVGTQAAFGKEGIKIKELTMKNLGIKAVTVSSQIIQRDRHAEYMMFLAGVASTLDKICLEIRLMQRSEIGELAEGFGKKQVGSSTMPHKRNPINAEQVCGLARVVRSYVEPSLQNNVLWDERDLTNSSCERVIIPEATILLDHILRKAINVITGLTFYPENIKRSLNVIKGVQMSEAVMIELAKRGFGRQKAHEIVRSASMKAFEENRFLKDVLMDDPEISEKLTEKEVEEITDPERYIGTAVEQVEEVLEKEGYRQRKL; translated from the coding sequence ATGGCGATACACCCGATAGAATTCAGGTACGGCACGCCGGAAATGAAGGCGGTCTGGACCGAGGAAGCGAAACTAAAAAAGTTACTGATGGTAGAGGCAGCGCTGGCTAAGGCTGAGGCCGAAGTGGGTTTAATACCGAAAGAGGATGCCAGGATAATCGCCGAGAACATGGAAAAAGTGAGCGTGGAGAGAGTCAGGCAGATTGAGGACGAGATAAGCCACGACATGATGGCAGTTGTTCTCGCATACGCCGAAGTTTGCGGAGATGCTGGAAAATGGATCCACTATGGCGCAACGTCCAACGACATCCTGGATACAGGCCTGGCGCTTCAGCTAGGCGATTCGATCGATATCCTGGAGGAAAAGCTTGCCAGGTTCAAGCAGGCACTGCTTGAAAAGGCAGACCAGACCAGGACGCTGGTCACTGCGGGTCGCACTCACGGCCAGCTGGCAGTCCCTACGACCTATGGGCTCAGGTTCGCAATATGGGCATCTGAGGTCGGGAGACACGAAGAGCGGCTGAGGCAGATGAGGGAGAGAGTCGTCGTAGGCCAGATGAGCGGGGCGGTAGGAACCCAGGCGGCATTCGGCAAGGAAGGAATAAAGATCAAGGAATTGACGATGAAAAACCTGGGAATAAAGGCTGTCACCGTATCCAGCCAGATCATCCAGAGGGACAGGCATGCGGAGTACATGATGTTTCTCGCAGGCGTCGCGAGCACGTTAGATAAGATCTGCCTGGAGATCAGGCTGATGCAGCGCAGCGAGATCGGCGAGCTTGCAGAAGGCTTCGGCAAAAAGCAGGTAGGCTCTTCGACGATGCCTCACAAGAGGAACCCCATCAATGCCGAGCAGGTCTGCGGGCTGGCAAGGGTAGTAAGGTCATATGTGGAGCCGTCACTTCAGAATAACGTGTTATGGGACGAGCGCGACCTGACCAATTCATCGTGCGAAAGGGTGATAATACCCGAGGCAACCATTTTACTCGACCATATCCTTAGAAAAGCGATAAATGTCATAACAGGCCTGACGTTCTATCCTGAGAACATAAAAAGGAGCCTTAACGTGATCAAGGGCGTGCAGATGAGCGAAGCCGTAATGATAGAGCTGGCAAAGAGAGGCTTTGGCAGGCAGAAAGCCCATGAGATAGTCAGGTCGGCCTCCATGAAAGCTTTTGAAGAGAACCGTTTTCTCAAGGACGTGTTGATGGACGATCCGGAGATATCCGAAAAGCTTACCGAAAAGGAAGTCGAGGAGATCACGGACCCGGAGCGCTATATCGGTACGGCCGTCGAGCAGGTAGAAGAAGTGCTTGAAAAGGAAGGGTATAGGCAGCGCAAGTTATAA